In Burkholderiales bacterium, the following proteins share a genomic window:
- a CDS encoding amidohydrolase family protein gives MHYDVISADCHVDLCWLPPELFVENASREMRDRMPFVAETPSGRMWRTKSGANLGHVNGMGSAGRQYTPGKIHRADRMAETGLYEDGKRGIRRLTDPDLRIKDQDRDGVQAEVLYGVLGATGRLNDPQAAVEVMRVYNAWLADFCSAHPERFAGLASIPNNPIEDAIAEVKRVAARGALRGLDIANSSDLKPLWDPYWNPLWEVINDTGLPLHFHTVGGYVPEHIRKIQMIGSDPTRAELPGAPEVDIPVARAAFASHISQFQVNMANVLTSIIFAGVLERYPRIKLVLGESGIGWIPYVVWRMDAEWEDQFKDLTLTMPPSEYWKRQCWATYQTDPIGIKLIDELGADKVMWGSDFPHPDGVWPDSREYIERELGALPPDVKRKVVCDNAAKLYGFQ, from the coding sequence ATGCACTACGACGTGATTTCGGCGGACTGTCATGTGGACTTGTGCTGGCTGCCGCCCGAGCTGTTCGTGGAGAACGCATCGCGCGAGATGCGCGATCGCATGCCGTTCGTCGCCGAGACGCCGAGCGGCCGGATGTGGAGGACCAAGTCCGGCGCGAACCTGGGGCACGTGAACGGCATGGGCTCGGCGGGGCGGCAATATACGCCGGGCAAGATCCATCGCGCCGACCGCATGGCCGAGACCGGTCTCTACGAAGACGGCAAGCGCGGCATCCGGCGCCTCACCGATCCCGACCTGCGCATCAAGGACCAGGACCGCGACGGCGTGCAGGCCGAAGTGCTGTATGGCGTGCTGGGCGCGACGGGACGTCTCAACGATCCGCAGGCCGCGGTCGAAGTCATGCGCGTCTACAACGCGTGGCTCGCCGATTTCTGCTCGGCGCATCCCGAGCGTTTCGCGGGGCTCGCGTCGATTCCGAACAATCCGATCGAAGACGCGATCGCCGAAGTGAAGCGCGTCGCCGCTCGCGGCGCGCTGCGCGGCCTCGACATCGCGAACTCGAGCGATCTCAAGCCGCTGTGGGATCCGTACTGGAACCCGCTGTGGGAAGTCATCAACGACACCGGCCTGCCGCTGCACTTCCACACCGTCGGCGGCTACGTGCCCGAGCACATCCGGAAAATCCAGATGATCGGCTCCGATCCCACGCGAGCGGAGCTGCCCGGCGCGCCCGAAGTCGACATCCCGGTGGCGCGCGCCGCGTTCGCGAGCCACATCAGCCAGTTCCAGGTGAACATGGCGAACGTGCTGACCTCGATCATCTTCGCCGGCGTGCTCGAGCGCTATCCGCGCATCAAGCTCGTGCTCGGCGAATCGGGTATCGGGTGGATCCCGTACGTGGTGTGGCGCATGGACGCCGAGTGGGAGGACCAGTTCAAGGACCTCACGCTCACGATGCCGCCATCGGAGTACTGGAAGCGCCAGTGCTGGGCGACGTACCAGACCGATCCGATCGGCATCAAGCTCATCGACGAGCTCGGCGCTGACAAGGTGATGTGGGGCTCGGATTTCCCGCATCCCGACGGCGTTTGGCCGGATTCGAGGGAATACATCGAGCGCGAGCTCGGGGCTTTGCCGCCGGACGTCAAGCGCAAGGTGGTCTGCGACAACGCCGCGAAGCTCTACGGTTTTCAATAA
- a CDS encoding tripartite tricarboxylate transporter substrate binding protein, protein MLTFALLLSIGVAQAAESGYPSRPIRLIVPFVAGGGTDLLARLLTPRLTEVLGQQIVVDNRGGAGSIVGTQMVAKSPPDGYTIAVFDTAFAINPGFAEKLPYDAERDFNFVAIIATSPTVLVAQSRLGVRTLQELIAAAKANPGKIRAASAGVGSSSHLTIEMLNSAAKIRLMHVPYKGAGAAIQDMLGGHADLTFAVAGSVIAQIQAGTMYALAVTNKPSVLLPNTPTFASAGFPSVNPEAFRFLAAPAGVPAPVAQKLAAALTTVMETPEVKTRLVDNGFDPEFRTGKDAREFVLREIRKWRQAVKDSGAKAN, encoded by the coding sequence ATGCTGACGTTCGCGTTGCTGCTCTCGATCGGCGTCGCGCAGGCGGCGGAGAGCGGCTATCCCTCGCGCCCGATCCGATTGATCGTGCCTTTCGTCGCCGGCGGCGGCACCGATCTGCTCGCGCGGCTGCTGACGCCGCGGCTGACCGAAGTGCTTGGGCAGCAGATCGTGGTCGACAACCGCGGCGGCGCAGGCAGCATCGTCGGTACGCAGATGGTCGCGAAGTCGCCGCCCGACGGTTACACGATCGCGGTGTTCGATACCGCGTTCGCGATCAATCCGGGATTCGCCGAGAAGCTTCCGTACGATGCGGAGCGCGACTTCAATTTCGTCGCGATCATCGCGACCTCGCCGACGGTGCTGGTCGCGCAGTCCAGGCTCGGCGTGCGCACGCTCCAGGAGCTGATCGCGGCGGCGAAGGCGAACCCCGGCAAGATCAGGGCCGCCTCCGCCGGCGTCGGATCGTCGAGCCATCTCACCATAGAGATGCTGAATTCGGCCGCGAAGATCCGCCTCATGCACGTGCCTTACAAAGGCGCGGGCGCGGCGATCCAGGACATGCTCGGCGGCCACGCCGATCTCACGTTCGCGGTGGCAGGCTCGGTGATCGCGCAGATCCAGGCGGGCACGATGTACGCGCTCGCGGTGACGAACAAGCCGTCGGTGCTGTTGCCGAATACGCCGACCTTCGCGTCGGCGGGTTTCCCGAGCGTGAATCCGGAGGCGTTCCGCTTCCTGGCCGCGCCGGCCGGTGTTCCCGCGCCCGTGGCGCAGAAGCTCGCGGCGGCGCTCACCACGGTCATGGAGACGCCCGAAGTGAAGACCCGCCTGGTCGACAATGGCTTCGATCCCGAATTCCGGACCGGCAAGGACGCGCGCGAGTTCGTGCTGCGCGAGATCCGGAAGTGGCGTCAGGCGGTCAAGGATTCCGGCGCCAAAGCGAACTGA
- a CDS encoding phytanoyl-CoA dioxygenase family protein, translated as MNDVASPIVAAYERDGYYFPYDVTSEREAAALLADLEAAEAEVAGDKARLSALRSYPAQLLPSFAALVRHPRLLDAVSQIIGPDVLVWSAGFFIKEPSSKSYVSWHQDLNYWGLDGADEVTAWYTLTPATIENGCMRFVPGSHKKNDVPHVDSFARDNLLTRGQEIAVEVDEASAVNVLLRAGQTSLHHGHIFHASGPNTTNQRRVGIAIRYVAPSMKQTSGDKLLVSLVKGRDDHGHFEHMPAPVGRLRDEDFERALRNTEMKKAILYRGVKAELIKETRRA; from the coding sequence ATGAACGACGTGGCATCGCCGATCGTCGCCGCCTACGAGCGCGACGGTTACTACTTCCCGTACGACGTGACGAGCGAGCGCGAGGCGGCCGCGCTGCTGGCCGATCTCGAAGCGGCCGAGGCCGAGGTCGCCGGCGACAAGGCGCGGCTTTCGGCGCTGCGCAGCTACCCCGCGCAACTGCTGCCGTCGTTCGCCGCGCTCGTACGCCACCCGCGGCTGCTCGATGCCGTCTCGCAGATCATCGGGCCCGACGTGCTCGTGTGGAGCGCGGGCTTCTTCATCAAGGAGCCGAGCTCCAAGAGCTACGTGAGCTGGCATCAGGATCTGAACTACTGGGGGCTCGACGGCGCCGACGAGGTCACCGCGTGGTACACGCTCACACCGGCGACGATCGAGAACGGCTGCATGCGCTTCGTGCCCGGAAGCCACAAGAAGAACGACGTGCCGCACGTCGACTCGTTCGCCAGGGACAACCTGCTCACGCGAGGCCAGGAGATCGCGGTCGAAGTGGATGAAGCGAGCGCCGTGAACGTGCTCCTGCGCGCCGGGCAGACATCGCTCCATCACGGCCACATCTTCCACGCGTCTGGACCGAACACCACGAACCAGCGCCGCGTGGGCATCGCGATCCGCTACGTGGCGCCGTCGATGAAGCAGACTTCCGGCGACAAGCTGCTCGTGTCGCTCGTGAAGGGCAGGGACGATCACGGGCACTTCGAGCACATGCCCGCGCCGGTGGGGCGGCTGCGCGACGAAGACTTCGAGCGCGCGCTGCGCAATACCGAGATGAAGAAGGCGATTCTCTACCGGGGCGTGAAGGCGGAGCTGATCAAGGAGACGCGAAGGGCTTGA
- a CDS encoding MBL fold metallo-hydrolase, protein MQQLTKNVFVETGIRGCNHGFVTTSDGIVMIDSPHKPSDALKLKAEIARHGGNLRYIINTEPHGDHWTGNAFFDVPVIAHEGVRRRIQETDMAEHVTRVATFGPDEPALLHDYRPNAPVITFREGMKLHVGDHTFEMIHMPGHTMYQAAICIKQEGVAFTSDNIFHKCHTWLQEANPDLWLVALENLRKLPEEVFVPGHGAVCGKEYLDEQASFIEEWKDYVGAAISRGMSKNDAIERLTDLTDRYPMDVGQDGMAPGVMKRNVANLYDYLTGTWVAP, encoded by the coding sequence ATGCAGCAACTCACGAAAAACGTATTCGTCGAAACCGGCATCCGGGGCTGCAACCACGGCTTCGTCACGACGTCCGACGGCATCGTCATGATCGACAGCCCGCACAAGCCGAGCGACGCCCTCAAGCTCAAGGCGGAGATCGCGCGGCACGGCGGGAACCTGCGCTACATCATCAACACCGAGCCGCACGGCGATCACTGGACCGGCAATGCGTTCTTCGACGTGCCGGTCATCGCGCACGAAGGCGTGCGGCGCCGCATCCAGGAGACCGACATGGCCGAGCACGTCACGCGCGTCGCGACGTTCGGGCCGGACGAGCCGGCGCTGCTCCACGACTATCGTCCGAACGCCCCGGTGATCACGTTTCGCGAAGGCATGAAGCTGCACGTCGGCGACCACACCTTCGAGATGATCCACATGCCCGGACACACGATGTACCAGGCGGCGATCTGCATCAAGCAGGAAGGCGTGGCTTTCACCAGCGACAACATCTTCCACAAGTGCCACACGTGGCTGCAGGAGGCGAACCCCGACCTGTGGCTGGTCGCGCTGGAGAACCTGCGCAAGCTGCCCGAAGAAGTGTTCGTCCCCGGTCACGGCGCGGTGTGCGGCAAGGAATACCTCGACGAGCAGGCATCGTTCATCGAGGAATGGAAGGACTACGTGGGGGCGGCGATCTCGCGCGGCATGAGCAAGAACGACGCGATCGAGCGCCTCACCGACCTGACCGACCGCTACCCGATGGACGTCGGCCAGGACGGCATGGCGCCGGGGGTGATGAAGCGCAACGTCGCGAACCTGTACGACTATCTCACCGGGACGTGGGTCGCGCCTTAG
- a CDS encoding MBL fold metallo-hydrolase, whose translation MNRRWTIWLAALTCAAATGAFAAQGGNVKVTPLGSHDGEFCPQDRALIFEDPNGTRVLYDPGRTVAGAQDPRLGGKIDVVLVTHMHGDHVGNAHIPAVNTGECGKPDVSVSALPNTLAVSIAMAHKSKIVTGSEMPTFFQAKLRAAGGNPADAILARFGGSVTVGGVRIATVTAMHSNGVDPSYIGGELGKLMSAAGIFGYAGDATGYVLTFSNGLVAYLSGDTGITSDQERVVRGQYGARLAVMNIGDGFTTGPREAAYVINDLVKPNSVIASHANEVGTKGGKPVPGSKTETFIKLVKVPVHVPLSGKTMEFDPAGKCVGGC comes from the coding sequence ATGAACAGACGATGGACGATCTGGCTGGCGGCATTGACCTGTGCCGCCGCGACCGGCGCATTCGCCGCACAGGGGGGCAACGTCAAGGTCACGCCGCTGGGCAGCCACGATGGCGAGTTCTGTCCGCAGGACCGCGCGCTGATCTTCGAGGACCCGAACGGCACGCGCGTGCTGTACGACCCCGGCCGCACCGTCGCCGGCGCGCAGGATCCGAGGCTCGGCGGCAAGATCGACGTCGTGCTCGTCACGCACATGCACGGCGATCACGTCGGCAACGCGCACATCCCCGCGGTCAACACCGGAGAGTGCGGCAAGCCCGATGTCTCGGTCTCGGCGCTGCCGAACACCCTCGCGGTGAGCATCGCCATGGCGCACAAGTCGAAGATCGTCACCGGCAGCGAGATGCCGACCTTCTTCCAGGCGAAGCTGCGCGCGGCGGGCGGCAATCCGGCCGATGCGATCCTCGCGCGCTTCGGCGGCAGCGTGACGGTCGGCGGCGTGCGCATCGCGACGGTCACCGCGATGCACAGCAACGGCGTCGATCCTTCGTATATCGGCGGCGAGCTCGGCAAGCTCATGTCCGCGGCCGGCATCTTCGGCTACGCGGGCGACGCGACCGGCTACGTGCTGACGTTCAGCAACGGTCTCGTCGCGTACCTGTCCGGCGACACCGGCATCACGTCGGACCAGGAGCGCGTAGTGCGCGGACAGTACGGCGCCAGGCTCGCGGTGATGAACATCGGCGACGGTTTTACCACCGGTCCGCGCGAAGCGGCTTACGTCATCAACGACCTGGTCAAGCCCAACTCGGTGATCGCCTCGCACGCGAACGAGGTCGGCACCAAGGGCGGCAAGCCGGTTCCCGGCTCCAAGACCGAGACGTTCATCAAATTGGTGAAGGTGCCGGTGCACGTGCCGCTGAGCGGCAAGACGATGGAGTTCGACCCGGCGGGCAAGTGCGTGGGCGGATGTTGA
- a CDS encoding SMP-30/gluconolactonase/LRE family protein produces MNAKTLFGLAAALLSFSFIPVSAAAQALGDSKVVAIVPSPGFPEGIAAKANRFYVSGPAQFGLPLGSAEINAYDRNSGVLLETFAITFTNPFVGFSAASCIAFGPGGKLYVIEPFVGVISMSLNKNNDQSVYSAFTPTGPSLLNDLAFDNPGNLYVTDSFAAAIYRIPKGGGAPVLWFTDPRLAGDPGLPFGVNGIRLDKTGKHLYVSVTAENGTLDGVIYRLPVKNAPVAADLEEFHRYPSTFGPVGPDGIAFGKSGKLYVALAGSSQISVLRPNGTEEARYSGPASNPGGSPNPMPWTNPANIAFDDHHESLLVTNHASLVPFDPNLFVVFDVFVDDKGQNPGQSHISDY; encoded by the coding sequence ATGAACGCGAAGACGCTGTTCGGCCTCGCGGCCGCATTGCTTTCTTTCAGCTTTATCCCGGTTTCCGCCGCCGCCCAGGCGCTCGGCGATTCGAAGGTCGTCGCAATCGTTCCGTCGCCAGGCTTTCCGGAAGGCATCGCGGCGAAGGCCAATCGCTTCTACGTCTCGGGGCCGGCGCAGTTCGGCCTGCCGCTCGGCTCGGCCGAGATCAACGCTTACGATCGGAACAGCGGCGTGCTGCTCGAGACGTTCGCGATCACGTTTACGAACCCGTTCGTGGGCTTCAGCGCCGCTTCGTGCATCGCGTTCGGTCCCGGAGGCAAGCTGTACGTGATCGAGCCGTTCGTCGGCGTGATCAGCATGAGCCTCAACAAGAACAACGATCAGTCGGTGTACTCCGCGTTCACGCCGACCGGTCCGTCGCTGCTCAATGATCTCGCGTTCGACAATCCGGGCAACCTCTACGTGACCGATTCGTTCGCGGCCGCGATCTATCGGATACCGAAGGGCGGCGGCGCGCCGGTGTTGTGGTTCACCGATCCGCGTCTCGCGGGCGACCCGGGCCTGCCGTTCGGCGTGAACGGCATCCGCCTCGACAAGACGGGCAAGCATCTCTACGTGTCGGTCACCGCGGAGAACGGCACGCTCGACGGCGTCATCTACCGGCTGCCGGTGAAGAACGCGCCCGTCGCCGCGGACCTCGAAGAGTTCCATCGCTACCCGTCCACGTTCGGTCCGGTGGGGCCGGACGGCATCGCGTTCGGCAAATCGGGCAAGCTCTACGTCGCGCTCGCGGGCTCGAGCCAGATCTCGGTGCTGCGTCCGAACGGAACCGAGGAAGCGCGCTACTCGGGGCCGGCCTCCAACCCCGGCGGATCGCCGAATCCGATGCCGTGGACCAATCCCGCCAACATCGCGTTCGACGACCATCACGAGTCGCTGCTCGTCACCAACCACGCGAGCCTCGTGCCGTTCGATCCGAATTTGTTCGTCGTGTTCGACGTCTTCGTCGACGACAAGGGCCAAAATCCGGGTCAGAGTCACATTTCGGATTATTAA
- a CDS encoding amidohydrolase family protein: protein MRTIDIHAHMFPRALWNAVDAKKDWYGYCHAPGPGMGFVEARGKKTTLPTPKMRYTPEERIKDMDAQGTDVQVLSIHVPFAGYDLPADQGRALAREVNDEIAGTVREFPKRFSGLATLPMQDVTSAIDELERAVTRLGLKGAELDTNVNGEQWDEAKYRPFFKAAEQMGAVLFYHPQPQNNFLRDRVPRYRLFNSLGVILDDAIVAAVLICGGVLQDCPDLKVCIAHGGGPLCYAMGRMDREWERTPPDQRSTPKKPSEYQRQLYYDTVTGNEEALRFLLDRVGADRVVLGSDWPFVHFEPGPAGWVQAMKSVSQEEKEKILSKNLETLLGL from the coding sequence ATGCGAACGATAGACATCCACGCCCACATGTTTCCGCGCGCGTTGTGGAACGCGGTGGACGCGAAGAAAGACTGGTACGGCTACTGCCACGCGCCCGGCCCCGGCATGGGCTTCGTCGAGGCGCGCGGCAAGAAGACCACGCTGCCGACGCCCAAGATGCGCTACACGCCCGAGGAGCGCATCAAGGACATGGACGCGCAGGGCACCGACGTGCAGGTGCTCTCGATCCACGTGCCGTTCGCAGGCTACGACCTGCCCGCCGACCAGGGACGCGCGCTCGCGCGCGAGGTGAACGACGAGATCGCGGGTACGGTGCGCGAGTTTCCGAAACGCTTTTCCGGGCTCGCCACGCTGCCGATGCAGGACGTCACCTCCGCGATCGACGAGCTCGAGCGCGCGGTGACCAGGCTCGGCCTCAAAGGCGCCGAGCTCGACACCAACGTCAACGGCGAGCAGTGGGACGAGGCGAAGTACCGTCCGTTCTTCAAGGCCGCCGAGCAGATGGGCGCGGTGCTCTTCTATCATCCGCAGCCTCAGAACAACTTCCTGCGCGACCGCGTGCCGCGCTATCGCCTCTTCAACAGCCTCGGCGTCATCCTCGACGACGCGATCGTCGCCGCGGTGCTGATCTGCGGCGGCGTGCTGCAGGACTGTCCCGATCTCAAGGTCTGCATCGCCCACGGCGGCGGCCCGCTGTGCTACGCGATGGGCCGCATGGACCGCGAGTGGGAGAGGACGCCGCCCGACCAGCGCTCGACGCCGAAGAAGCCGAGCGAATACCAGCGCCAGCTCTATTACGACACCGTTACCGGCAACGAAGAAGCGCTGCGTTTCCTGCTCGACCGCGTCGGCGCCGACCGCGTCGTGCTCGGCAGCGACTGGCCTTTCGTGCACTTCGAGCCGGGTCCCGCCGGCTGGGTGCAGGCCATGAAATCGGTCTCGCAGGAGGAGAAAGAAAAGATCCTGTCGAAGAACCTCGAGACGCTGCTGGGGTTGTAA
- a CDS encoding zinc-binding dehydrogenase, with translation MPRETGRAMVWTAIDTPLEPREYALPEVEDDAMLVRITMACICGSDLHSYKGEYVGRLKPSKERPLIMGHEMTGRIYKMGRNVSTDYLGRPLKEGDRVIYGYFNPCGKCEACVTGTASCPHKHRFRKTSEEFPHFRGAYAEYYYLKGDQWVFKVPDELPDESVAPVNCALSTVTYGMHQVRIPLEGTVVVQGAGGLGISTTAIAREMGAARVIVVDKVTDRLKLSKAFGADHTIDMNDYPTADARAQRVRELTGGKGADLAVEVTGRPESVMEGLHMLAPAGTYLSMGLVTGGLFSQIDMEPVVHKGLSIVGSANYKPWVMPKVLEFLVRTREKYPFDRLVSHKFRLEDVNAGIQQSLQGRVVRAGLVP, from the coding sequence ATGCCGAGAGAAACCGGTAGGGCAATGGTGTGGACCGCGATCGACACGCCGCTCGAGCCGCGCGAGTACGCGCTTCCCGAGGTCGAGGACGATGCGATGCTCGTCAGGATCACCATGGCGTGCATCTGCGGCTCCGACCTGCACTCGTACAAAGGCGAATACGTCGGGCGCCTGAAGCCGAGCAAGGAGCGGCCGCTCATCATGGGCCACGAAATGACCGGCCGCATCTACAAGATGGGACGCAACGTCAGCACCGACTACCTCGGGCGGCCGCTGAAAGAAGGCGACCGCGTCATCTACGGCTATTTCAACCCGTGCGGCAAATGCGAGGCGTGCGTCACCGGCACCGCGTCGTGCCCGCACAAGCATCGCTTCAGGAAGACGAGCGAGGAGTTCCCGCACTTTCGCGGCGCCTACGCCGAGTACTATTACCTGAAAGGCGACCAGTGGGTGTTCAAGGTGCCCGACGAGCTGCCGGACGAGAGCGTCGCGCCGGTGAACTGTGCGCTGTCCACGGTCACCTACGGCATGCACCAGGTGCGCATCCCGCTCGAAGGCACCGTGGTCGTGCAGGGCGCCGGCGGTCTGGGCATCAGCACGACCGCCATCGCGCGCGAGATGGGCGCGGCGCGCGTGATCGTCGTCGACAAGGTGACGGACCGCTTGAAACTGAGCAAAGCGTTCGGCGCCGATCACACGATCGACATGAACGACTATCCCACGGCGGATGCACGCGCCCAGCGCGTGCGCGAGCTCACCGGCGGTAAAGGCGCCGACCTCGCGGTCGAAGTCACCGGCCGCCCCGAGTCCGTCATGGAAGGTCTGCACATGCTGGCGCCCGCGGGGACTTACCTGTCGATGGGCCTCGTCACCGGCGGATTGTTCTCGCAGATCGACATGGAGCCGGTCGTGCACAAGGGGCTCAGCATCGTCGGCTCGGCGAATTACAAGCCGTGGGTCATGCCCAAGGTGCTCGAGTTTCTCGTGAGGACGCGTGAGAAATATCCGTTCGATCGGCTCGTGTCGCACAAATTCAGGCTCGAAGACGTGAACGCGGGCATCCAGCAATCGCTGCAAGGCAGGGTCGTGCGGGCGGGACTCGTCCCATGA
- a CDS encoding alpha/beta hydrolase, translating into MRRGYADTPEGQLHYYEEGAGEPLLLLHATGSSRSLLKLMSFLSAHYRVIAIDSLGEGESDPLPPGAQIPDLARSYVHFMDALGIEKAHLFGLHTGNKVGTELGAEWPSRLGGLILCGQTHSIQAEHHDQLSVMGARDRPMLKRFEPAADGSDRIREWATQFNYISSLWWGTDANAQAGYTPEILQSRKEQVIDVLQLRGMPEKYRAIFAYDLGGRMRDIKVKKTLVIELRIPAEKHLAPQGPRILERIPNAELVTIEHDGNGRAYEAKAAEIAAAILRYLGSIR; encoded by the coding sequence ATGAGACGCGGATACGCAGACACACCCGAAGGCCAGCTCCACTACTACGAAGAGGGCGCGGGCGAGCCGCTCCTGCTGCTGCACGCGACGGGCTCGTCGCGCAGCCTGCTCAAGCTCATGTCCTTCCTGAGCGCGCACTATCGCGTGATCGCGATCGACAGCCTGGGCGAGGGCGAGTCCGATCCGCTGCCGCCGGGCGCGCAGATCCCCGACCTCGCGCGCAGCTACGTGCATTTCATGGATGCGCTGGGGATCGAGAAGGCGCACCTGTTCGGCCTGCACACCGGCAACAAGGTCGGCACCGAGCTCGGCGCCGAATGGCCGTCGCGCCTCGGCGGTTTGATCCTGTGCGGTCAGACCCACAGCATCCAGGCCGAGCACCACGACCAGCTTTCGGTGATGGGGGCGAGGGATCGTCCGATGCTGAAGCGGTTCGAGCCCGCCGCCGACGGCAGCGACCGGATCAGGGAATGGGCGACGCAGTTCAACTACATCAGCAGCCTGTGGTGGGGCACCGACGCGAACGCCCAGGCGGGCTACACGCCCGAAATCCTTCAGAGCCGGAAAGAGCAGGTCATCGACGTCCTGCAACTGCGCGGCATGCCCGAGAAATACCGGGCGATCTTCGCCTACGACCTCGGCGGCCGCATGCGTGACATCAAGGTGAAGAAGACGCTGGTCATCGAGCTGCGGATTCCGGCGGAAAAACATCTCGCGCCCCAGGGGCCGCGGATCCTCGAGCGCATTCCCAACGCCGAGCTCGTCACGATCGAGCACGACGGCAACGGCCGCGCCTACGAGGCGAAAGCCGCGGAGATTGCCGCGGCGATACTGCGCTACCTCGGGTCTATTCGCTGA
- a CDS encoding ABC transporter ATP-binding protein gives MTEQVARSATAIAVQIRKMLAHAGEGRRARLATLLLLSLLAAVAEGAGLFLLVPLLRAVGLTGGEDGAWLAALLGPYATLETALAMFIALILLGGAVIRVNEIMAVRLRMEYCDTLRRQLHDAVLRMRWPAFQELRSSDVMHVVMDEVTRAGIALDLFIQMITAALTASVLFAVAVSLSPPLAVVAAAVATIFAVASRSLDRRNLELGEAFGRSVKALQARLFDDLAALRVIKSFGAERRRTREFAEKLSAFADAQMGLTRSVATGRALVRAGGAIAAAVGLAVAVRTFDMSVAAAIVFVLALGRLAMAGLRLQDRWWRFLNILPAYRAVETLLMRAGAVPEPAPDAQPAPALRREIRLERVSVRHGGVQAPALRDVSAVIPAGRTTAIVGPSGAGKSTLSDVLLGLLTPESGTVTIDGVPLEAARIPAWRNTVGYVPQDAGLLNDSVRANLLLARPEADDAALWNVLERAAVAEVVRALPHGLETSIGERGAKLSGGERQRIAIARALLRDAPLLLLDEATSALDAENERKVLEPLRCNSEHLTVIVIAHRAATVEAADHLLLLDRGRLVGSGSWEEVRGLATPALAELQLA, from the coding sequence GTGACCGAGCAAGTGGCCAGGAGCGCCACGGCGATCGCCGTGCAGATTCGCAAGATGCTGGCGCACGCCGGCGAAGGCCGCCGGGCGCGCCTCGCCACGCTGCTGCTGCTCTCGCTGCTGGCGGCGGTCGCCGAGGGCGCAGGATTGTTCCTGCTGGTTCCGCTGCTGCGTGCGGTCGGCCTTACGGGCGGTGAAGACGGCGCATGGCTCGCGGCTCTGCTGGGCCCTTACGCGACACTCGAGACCGCCCTGGCGATGTTCATCGCGCTGATCCTCCTCGGGGGCGCGGTGATCAGGGTCAACGAGATCATGGCTGTCCGGCTGCGCATGGAATACTGCGACACGCTGCGGCGGCAATTGCACGACGCCGTCCTGCGCATGCGCTGGCCGGCTTTCCAGGAGCTTCGATCGTCCGACGTCATGCACGTCGTCATGGACGAAGTCACGCGGGCGGGGATCGCGCTCGACCTGTTCATCCAGATGATCACCGCGGCGCTCACGGCGTCGGTGCTGTTTGCCGTGGCGGTGTCGCTCTCGCCGCCTCTCGCGGTGGTCGCAGCGGCCGTCGCGACGATTTTCGCGGTGGCGTCGCGGTCGCTCGATCGCAGAAACCTCGAGCTCGGCGAGGCGTTCGGACGCTCGGTCAAGGCGCTGCAAGCGCGGCTCTTCGACGATCTGGCCGCGCTGCGCGTGATCAAGAGCTTCGGCGCCGAACGCAGGCGCACGCGCGAGTTCGCCGAGAAGCTGAGCGCTTTCGCCGATGCGCAGATGGGACTCACGCGCTCGGTCGCGACGGGCCGCGCGCTGGTGCGTGCAGGGGGCGCGATCGCGGCCGCAGTCGGTCTGGCGGTCGCGGTACGCACCTTCGACATGAGTGTCGCCGCGGCGATCGTGTTCGTGCTCGCGCTCGGGCGGCTCGCGATGGCGGGCCTGCGCCTGCAAGACCGGTGGTGGAGGTTTCTCAACATCCTGCCGGCCTACCGCGCCGTGGAGACCCTGCTCATGCGCGCCGGCGCAGTGCCCGAGCCGGCGCCGGACGCACAGCCGGCGCCTGCGTTACGCCGCGAGATCCGGCTCGAGCGGGTGAGCGTACGTCATGGCGGCGTGCAGGCTCCGGCGCTGCGCGACGTCAGCGCGGTCATTCCGGCCGGACGCACCACGGCGATCGTCGGCCCTTCCGGTGCAGGCAAGTCGACCCTGTCGGACGTCCTGCTCGGCCTGCTGACGCCGGAATCCGGCACTGTCACTATCGACGGCGTTCCCCTGGAAGCAGCCCGCATCCCGGCATGGCGCAACACCGTCGGCTACGTTCCGCAGGACGCCGGCCTGCTGAACGACAGCGTGCGCGCCAACCTGCTCCTCGCGCGACCGGAGGCCGACGACGCCGCGCTGTGGAACGTGCTCGAGCGCGCGGCGGTCGCGGAGGTCGTGCGCGCGCTTCCGCACGGGCTCGAGACGTCGATCGGCGAGCGGGGCGCCAAGCTCTCGGGCGGCGAGCGTCAGCGCATAGCGATCGCGCGCGCCCTGTTGCGCGACGCGCCGCTGCTGCTGCTCGACGAAGCGACCAGCGCGCTGGACGCGGAGAACGAGCGCAAGGTGCTCGAGCCGCTGCGCTGCAACTCCGAGCACCTGACCGTGATCGTGATCGCCCATCGCGCGGCGACCGTCGAAGCCGCGGATCACCTGCTCCTGCTCGATCGCGGTCGCCTCGTCGGCAGCGGATCGTGGGAAGAAGTGCGCGGTCTCGCCACGCCCGCGCTGGCGGAGCTGCAACTGGCGTGA